One segment of Ziziphus jujuba cultivar Dongzao chromosome 12, ASM3175591v1 DNA contains the following:
- the LOC107428586 gene encoding cyclin-dependent protein kinase inhibitor SMR6, with protein sequence MGFSETKQQQVVEVGFDSESNSKKWVIAGIPLRSPLKPIFTNPEPDDIDGGDEECSTPTGEEARIPTRLTCPPPAPRKKKASLKCNYGVDREFFTPPDLETVFIRHTEKAS encoded by the coding sequence atgggATTTTCTGAGACGAAGCAGCAACAAGTGGTGGAAGTGGGATTTGATTCGGAGAGCAATAGTAAAAAATGGGTTATCGCCGGAATTCCATTACGGAGTCCGTTGAAGCCAATATTTACGAATCCTGAACCGGATGATATTGATGGCGGTGATGAAGAGTGTTCGACTCCCACCGGTGAAGAAGCAAGAATTCCGACCAGACTGACGTGTCCTCCGCCTGCTCCGAGGAAAAAGAAAGCTTCGTTGAAATGTAATTATGGTGTTGACAGGGAGTTCTTCACACCTCCTGACTTAGAAACCGTTTTTATACGCCATACTGAAAAGGCTAGCTAG